A section of the Microbulbifer pacificus genome encodes:
- a CDS encoding DUF1365 domain-containing protein, with protein sequence MRSGIYTGWIQHRRYQPRDHSFRYRGFMVYAFLDELPEILAQTPLWSVGGWAPAQYRREDFYGDPAVPLDQAVRDRVEAECGYRPQGPIAFLANWRYFGYNMNPISVYYCFDSSATEVQALLLDVHNTPWNERHGYVLSIADAVGEQRDTEGAERKRGRVHKACFQKTLHVSPFMPLDQVYQWRSTTPGDRLTVSIRSLDAGECVFDACMSLVREEISPAVLRKKLIQFPLYTVKVIGAIYWQALKLLVKRVPLFTHPGRAVSEQPNRSHKKQSEDGVNRI encoded by the coding sequence GTGCGCAGTGGTATTTATACTGGCTGGATTCAGCACAGACGTTACCAGCCGCGGGACCACAGCTTCCGCTACCGCGGCTTTATGGTGTATGCGTTTCTGGATGAGCTGCCGGAAATCCTTGCACAAACGCCACTCTGGTCGGTGGGCGGCTGGGCGCCGGCACAATATCGCCGCGAGGATTTTTACGGCGACCCGGCGGTGCCACTGGATCAGGCGGTGCGTGATCGGGTGGAAGCGGAGTGCGGCTATCGTCCGCAGGGCCCCATCGCCTTCCTCGCCAACTGGCGCTATTTCGGTTACAACATGAATCCGATCAGCGTCTATTACTGTTTTGATTCTTCCGCTACGGAAGTGCAGGCACTACTGCTCGATGTTCACAATACCCCATGGAACGAGCGACATGGATATGTCTTGTCCATTGCGGATGCTGTGGGCGAGCAGCGTGATACGGAAGGCGCGGAAAGGAAGCGCGGTCGCGTTCACAAGGCCTGTTTTCAAAAGACCCTGCATGTATCGCCTTTCATGCCTCTGGACCAAGTGTACCAATGGCGCAGCACCACCCCGGGTGATCGCCTGACCGTCAGTATTCGCTCGCTGGACGCGGGTGAATGCGTATTCGATGCCTGCATGAGTCTCGTGCGGGAGGAGATATCGCCGGCGGTACTGCGCAAGAAACTGATCCAGTTTCCCCTGTATACCGTAAAAGTCATCGGTGCTATCTATTGGCAGGCACTGAAACTGCTTGTTAAACGCGTACCGCTGTTTACCCATCCGGGCAGGGCGGTATCCGAACAACCAAACCGCTCGCATAAAAAGCAATCAGAAGACGGAGTCAACAGGATATGA
- a CDS encoding SDR family NAD(P)-dependent oxidoreductase, with the protein MNWQAARDKHPGDGECSGKKIVWITGASSGIGAALVRKLVAEGHFVIVSGRNRDTLLKIQQPSPKLIKVLACDVGDDASMAEAGRALAEITDQLDLVIACAGVCEYEDNLELDVKRYRRVFDANFFGVVNTLHQALPLLANSRSPVFAAVGSLSSIVGFPRAEAYGASKAAVSYFMESVRADTSRVRLRTVLIRPGFIDTPLTKGNDFAMPLMMSPEQAAHRILRGLSGSRSIIDFPRRLSWSLRMLAVLRPVWHKLCAPRITRIRKLRNN; encoded by the coding sequence ATGAACTGGCAAGCGGCTCGCGACAAGCACCCGGGTGATGGTGAGTGCTCCGGCAAAAAGATAGTCTGGATTACCGGTGCTAGCTCGGGAATCGGGGCGGCACTGGTGCGCAAGCTCGTCGCCGAGGGGCATTTTGTGATTGTCAGCGGTCGCAACCGAGACACACTACTAAAAATCCAGCAACCTTCGCCGAAGCTCATCAAGGTGCTCGCCTGTGATGTTGGCGATGATGCATCCATGGCGGAAGCTGGCCGTGCACTTGCGGAGATTACCGACCAGCTTGATCTGGTGATCGCCTGCGCGGGTGTTTGTGAGTATGAAGACAATCTGGAACTGGACGTGAAGCGCTATCGGCGGGTCTTCGATGCCAATTTCTTTGGTGTGGTGAATACCCTGCACCAGGCGCTCCCGCTGCTGGCGAACAGCCGTTCGCCTGTATTTGCCGCAGTAGGTAGCCTGTCTTCCATCGTGGGCTTCCCGAGGGCTGAGGCCTACGGAGCCTCCAAGGCTGCTGTCAGTTATTTCATGGAATCGGTGCGTGCAGATACATCGCGGGTCCGTCTGCGCACGGTGCTTATTCGCCCCGGGTTTATCGATACGCCGCTGACAAAGGGCAATGACTTTGCCATGCCGCTGATGATGAGCCCAGAGCAGGCGGCACATCGCATTCTGCGCGGCCTTTCCGGAAGCCGCTCTATCATCGATTTTCCACGCCGCCTGAGCTGGTCACTGCGAATGCTCGCGGTGCTGCGGCCGGTCTGGCACAAATTGTGCGCGCCGCGCATAACAAGAATTAGAAAGTTGAGGAATAACTGA
- a CDS encoding NAD(P)/FAD-dependent oxidoreductase, translating to MRIAIVGSGISGLTTAYLLQQKHEITLFEAGERLGGHTATVDVEHGNDKLAVDTGFIVFNDWTYPNFIKLMGRLGVPSQPTDMGFSVTSPQDNFEYAGNSVNSLFAQRRNLLDGGHWRMLKDIVRFNRDAVADWKGGVLDEEMTLGSYLTSNQYSSEFAYRYLVPMGSAIWSASMTRMLDFSVHFFIRFFYNHGLLNLFNRPQWRVIKGGSRSYIGPLTEGFRDQIRLSTPVTGVRRLEQGVELTFRDAEGNEGTETFDEVVLGCHSDQALKMLQDPSEAEAEILGQIPYEKNSVVLHTDTSLLPQRKSAWASWNYRLQGAHDSLPVLTYNMNILQRLNSQHTYCVTLNADSAIDPQKILQRFEYDHPQFSAEGNKAQGRWGEVNGVNRTWYCGAYWANGFHEDGVVSAIRVARGLGVEF from the coding sequence ATGCGTATCGCCATTGTCGGAAGCGGGATTTCCGGCCTCACCACCGCCTATCTGCTGCAGCAAAAACATGAGATCACCCTGTTTGAAGCGGGGGAAAGGCTCGGTGGGCACACCGCCACGGTTGACGTGGAGCATGGGAACGACAAGCTGGCGGTCGATACGGGGTTTATCGTGTTCAACGACTGGACATACCCCAATTTCATCAAGCTGATGGGGCGCCTTGGTGTCCCGTCGCAGCCCACCGATATGGGCTTCAGCGTTACCTCGCCGCAGGATAACTTTGAGTACGCGGGCAACAGTGTCAATTCACTGTTTGCGCAGCGTCGCAATCTTCTGGATGGCGGCCACTGGCGTATGCTCAAGGATATTGTGCGATTCAACCGGGATGCGGTGGCGGACTGGAAGGGGGGAGTACTGGATGAGGAGATGACACTGGGGAGCTACCTGACCAGCAATCAATATTCCAGTGAATTTGCCTACCGCTATCTGGTGCCCATGGGGTCGGCGATCTGGTCCGCGAGCATGACGCGGATGCTGGATTTTTCCGTGCACTTTTTTATCCGCTTCTTCTACAACCACGGACTGCTCAACCTGTTCAACCGACCCCAGTGGCGGGTGATCAAGGGCGGCTCCCGCAGCTATATCGGCCCATTGACGGAAGGATTTCGCGATCAAATCCGACTCTCCACCCCGGTGACAGGGGTTCGGCGTCTGGAGCAGGGCGTGGAGCTGACCTTTCGGGATGCGGAGGGTAACGAGGGCACGGAAACCTTTGATGAAGTGGTGCTGGGCTGCCATTCCGACCAGGCGTTGAAGATGCTGCAGGACCCCAGTGAGGCGGAGGCGGAAATCCTCGGCCAGATACCCTACGAGAAAAATTCGGTGGTATTGCACACCGATACCAGCCTGTTGCCCCAGCGCAAGAGCGCCTGGGCGAGTTGGAATTACCGGCTGCAGGGCGCCCATGACAGCCTGCCGGTGCTGACTTACAACATGAATATCTTGCAGCGCCTCAACAGTCAGCACACCTATTGCGTCACCCTGAATGCCGACAGTGCCATCGACCCGCAGAAGATCCTGCAACGCTTTGAGTACGACCACCCGCAATTCTCCGCGGAGGGCAACAAGGCACAGGGACGCTGGGGCGAAGTCAATGGCGTAAACAGGACCTGGTATTGCGGTGCTTACTGGGCCAATGGCTTTCATGAAGATGGGGTGGTAAGCGCAATACGTGTGGCGCGCGGCCTTGGGGTCGAATTCTAG
- a CDS encoding ChrR family anti-sigma-E factor, which yields MIKHHPDNNMLLEHASGSLNWAHSLAVSAHLQLCPKCAAQMKLLNRIGGALLESVEPVSTNAPTDDADQAFARLMGRIDTDADQAEETAGEKVIATVEKPFISRDPVFANLPPVVEKLMHGNPALKWRRLSKGLREARLKTGQTQHEVAFHRIAAGNKVAEHDHRGKEITMVLYGSFSDADGIYSRGDFLVREPGEVHRPTATQDQECLCFSVVEAPVALTGFVGKLVNPFLSIKPQ from the coding sequence ATGATTAAACACCATCCCGACAATAACATGCTGCTGGAGCACGCCAGCGGCAGCCTGAACTGGGCCCACAGTCTGGCCGTATCCGCCCATCTGCAGCTATGCCCCAAGTGCGCAGCACAGATGAAGTTGCTCAATCGCATTGGCGGCGCCTTGCTGGAATCGGTGGAACCGGTATCGACAAACGCCCCTACTGATGACGCCGACCAGGCGTTTGCGCGCCTGATGGGCAGAATCGATACAGATGCAGATCAGGCGGAGGAAACAGCCGGCGAGAAAGTCATAGCCACGGTTGAAAAGCCGTTCATATCGCGGGACCCTGTCTTTGCAAACTTGCCGCCAGTGGTGGAGAAGTTGATGCACGGCAACCCGGCACTGAAATGGCGCCGATTATCCAAAGGGCTGCGGGAGGCACGGCTGAAGACGGGGCAAACCCAACACGAGGTGGCTTTCCACCGCATCGCTGCCGGCAACAAAGTGGCTGAGCACGATCACCGCGGCAAGGAAATCACCATGGTGCTGTACGGCAGCTTTTCAGATGCTGACGGCATCTATTCGCGGGGCGATTTCCTGGTCAGAGAGCCCGGTGAGGTCCACCGCCCAACAGCCACCCAGGATCAGGAGTGTCTGTGTTTTTCTGTGGTGGAGGCGCCGGTGGCACTTACAGGATTCGTGGGCAAACTGGTGAACCCGTTTCTGTCCATCAAGCCACAATAA
- a CDS encoding nuclear transport factor 2 family protein — MVPLLQRLEHLYADFLAADPRMIGDVYAQSVIFRDPVHELRGLPAVLGYFSGMAENLRECRFEFDQSLIDGDRISLWWTMHYRHPKLAGGKPLTLRGASLLEIDPGADRVTVHEDIYDLGAMVYEQIPVLGSVVKIVKSKLAQGNHQKSHAGAAHVGEPG; from the coding sequence ATGGTGCCATTACTACAGCGGCTTGAGCATCTCTATGCGGATTTTTTGGCTGCTGATCCACGAATGATCGGCGACGTTTACGCTCAAAGTGTAATTTTTCGCGACCCGGTGCATGAGTTGCGTGGCTTGCCCGCGGTGCTGGGGTATTTTTCCGGTATGGCGGAGAACCTGCGCGAATGTCGCTTTGAATTTGACCAGTCGTTGATAGATGGCGACCGGATCAGCCTGTGGTGGACCATGCACTATCGCCACCCGAAGCTCGCTGGCGGCAAGCCGCTGACACTTCGCGGTGCGTCACTGCTCGAAATCGATCCTGGAGCGGACAGAGTAACGGTGCACGAGGATATCTACGATCTGGGGGCCATGGTGTATGAGCAGATACCGGTTCTTGGCTCGGTCGTGAAAATCGTCAAGTCCAAGCTGGCACAGGGGAACCACCAGAAGAGTCACGCTGGTGCCGCGCATGTAGGGGAGCCGGGATGA
- a CDS encoding sigma-70 family RNA polymerase sigma factor, whose amino-acid sequence MQSSPQTRDDEWSTLLVKVGASQDRMAFERLFGHFAPLIKGFHLSRGGQSSAPEAADELVQEVMLKVWRKAPSFDPSKSSASTWVFTIMRNCRIDALRRSSRQPDTDDTLEVEDIWDESFDNQPLVYLQQSRSQSTVEAGLSSLPPEQSHVIEKAFLEGKSHSEISEELGLPLGTVKSRVRLALKKLQSTLVR is encoded by the coding sequence ATGCAGTCTTCCCCGCAGACAAGAGACGACGAGTGGAGCACCCTTCTGGTCAAGGTGGGTGCGTCTCAGGATCGCATGGCGTTTGAACGACTCTTTGGCCACTTCGCACCGCTGATAAAGGGATTTCACCTCAGTCGCGGCGGGCAAAGCTCCGCGCCCGAAGCCGCCGATGAACTGGTACAGGAGGTGATGCTCAAGGTCTGGCGCAAGGCGCCGAGCTTCGACCCGAGCAAGTCCTCCGCCAGTACCTGGGTGTTCACCATCATGCGTAACTGTCGTATTGACGCGCTGCGCCGCAGCAGCAGGCAGCCGGATACCGACGACACCCTGGAGGTTGAAGATATCTGGGATGAAAGCTTCGACAACCAGCCCCTGGTCTATCTGCAGCAGTCCCGCAGCCAGTCCACGGTGGAGGCAGGCCTCAGCAGCCTGCCCCCGGAACAGAGCCACGTCATTGAAAAAGCATTTCTGGAGGGAAAATCTCACAGTGAGATCTCTGAAGAGTTGGGCCTGCCCCTGGGAACCGTCAAATCCCGGGTGCGCCTGGCATTGAAAAAATTACAGAGCACACTTGTCCGGTAG